A single Marinitoga aeolica DNA region contains:
- the ribH gene encoding 6,7-dimethyl-8-ribityllumazine synthase codes for MKVIEGVFDGKGLKFAIVVSRFNSFFSEKLLEGALDALKRHNVEEENIDVFKVPGAFEIPFITKKLIKKDYDAIIALGVVIRGETYHFEVVANEVSKGVAQINIESNIPVTFGVVTSETLEQSIDRSGAKAGNKGFEAAMAAIEMANLNKQLKE; via the coding sequence ATGAAAGTTATTGAAGGAGTATTTGATGGTAAAGGTTTAAAATTTGCTATAGTGGTATCAAGATTTAATTCATTCTTTTCAGAAAAATTATTAGAAGGGGCATTAGATGCATTAAAAAGACATAATGTAGAAGAAGAAAATATTGATGTGTTTAAGGTTCCAGGCGCTTTTGAAATTCCATTTATAACTAAAAAATTAATAAAAAAAGATTATGATGCGATAATAGCATTAGGTGTTGTGATTAGAGGAGAAACATATCATTTTGAAGTTGTGGCTAATGAGGTTTCAAAAGGAGTTGCACAGATAAATATTGAATCTAATATTCCAGTAACTTTTGGAGTGGTTACTTCAGAAACATTAGAGCAAAGTATAGATAGATCTGGAGCAAAAGCGGGTAATAAGGGATTTGAAGCAGCAATGGCAGCAATAGAAATGGCTAATTTAAATAAACAATTGAAGGAATGA
- a CDS encoding riboflavin synthase, whose protein sequence is MFTGIIQKVEKMKIINNKIIIPNVFENVNLGESIAINGVCLTVENIINNELYFSVGEETFNKTNLRYYNNKFVNLERALKVSDFLGGHIVSGHVDGTIKFLSIIKSHNTYWMKFKIPYEKWAIAKKGSISLNGISLTIAKKDLDSFEVQVIDHTYKNTNLQYLKASDLVNYEIDVIARYIKNIKE, encoded by the coding sequence GTGTTTACAGGAATAATTCAAAAAGTAGAAAAAATGAAAATAATAAATAATAAAATTATTATACCTAATGTTTTTGAAAATGTAAATTTAGGTGAAAGTATTGCAATAAATGGAGTTTGTTTAACCGTTGAAAATATAATAAATAACGAATTATATTTTTCAGTTGGAGAAGAAACATTTAATAAAACTAATTTAAGATATTATAATAATAAATTTGTTAATTTAGAAAGAGCATTAAAGGTTTCTGATTTTCTTGGAGGACATATAGTATCTGGTCATGTTGATGGAACAATAAAATTCTTAAGTATTATAAAATCACATAATACATATTGGATGAAATTTAAGATACCATATGAAAAATGGGCTATTGCCAAAAAAGGTTCCATTTCTTTGAATGGAATAAGTTTAACAATAGCGAAAAAAGACTTAGATTCCTTTGAAGTACAAGTAATTGATCATACATACAAAAATACAAATCTGCAATATTTAAAAGCAAGCGATTTAGTTAATTATGAAATAGATGTCATAGCCCGATATATAAAAAATATAAAGGAATAA
- a CDS encoding bifunctional 3,4-dihydroxy-2-butanone-4-phosphate synthase/GTP cyclohydrolase II — MEDILKTFGMNKPVIIWDEDKEVEADFVFPAQMVNKEIINFFVSKGKGLLCLAAEEEYLINKGFFKLPTNNYDKLKTNYFITIDYKNTKTGISAEERSKTIKSFSDDLNITHFKYPGHVQLLGSIGINKRKGHTEASVELMKLLNLKPFAILIEILDANGNSHNYDYIKSLSEEFKLPLLNIEDIYSEVIRKKLFVKPISEAKLPTRYGDFKIIGFENNLDGKEHFAIYKGSLKKEPLLVRIHSECVTGDVLSSRKCDCGSQLHKAMRKINEVGDGLIIYLRQEGRDIGIANKIKAYELQDKGLDTVQANLEIGMPADNRDYAVAAQILKSLNIKSIILMTNNPDKVNQLRKYGIEVIKNEEHLGEITEENRFYLKIKKEKMNHNIKI, encoded by the coding sequence ATGGAAGATATTTTAAAAACATTTGGAATGAACAAACCAGTTATTATTTGGGATGAAGACAAAGAAGTAGAAGCTGATTTTGTATTTCCTGCACAAATGGTAAATAAAGAAATAATTAATTTTTTTGTTTCAAAAGGGAAAGGATTATTATGTTTAGCAGCGGAAGAAGAATATTTAATAAATAAGGGATTTTTTAAATTGCCAACAAATAATTATGATAAATTAAAAACCAATTATTTTATTACTATTGATTACAAAAATACAAAAACTGGTATATCTGCAGAAGAAAGATCTAAAACAATTAAAAGTTTTTCAGATGATTTAAACATTACTCATTTTAAATATCCAGGGCATGTTCAATTATTAGGAAGTATTGGGATAAATAAGAGAAAAGGACATACAGAAGCATCTGTAGAATTAATGAAATTATTAAATTTAAAACCATTTGCAATATTAATTGAAATATTAGATGCAAATGGGAATTCTCATAATTATGATTATATTAAATCTCTTTCTGAAGAATTCAAACTACCATTATTAAATATAGAAGATATATATAGTGAAGTCATAAGAAAAAAACTTTTTGTAAAACCCATATCAGAAGCTAAATTACCAACAAGATATGGTGATTTTAAAATAATTGGATTTGAAAACAATCTTGATGGTAAAGAACATTTCGCAATATATAAAGGGTCTCTAAAAAAAGAACCATTATTAGTTAGAATACATTCTGAATGTGTAACAGGAGATGTATTGTCCTCAAGAAAATGCGATTGTGGAAGTCAATTACATAAAGCAATGAGAAAAATAAATGAAGTAGGTGATGGACTAATAATTTATTTAAGACAAGAAGGACGGGATATAGGTATTGCAAACAAAATTAAAGCATATGAATTGCAAGATAAAGGTTTAGATACAGTGCAAGCTAATTTGGAAATTGGAATGCCTGCAGATAATAGAGATTATGCAGTAGCAGCTCAAATTTTAAAATCATTAAATATAAAAAGTATTATTTTAATGACAAACAATCCAGATAAAGTAAATCAATTAAGAAAATATGGCATAGAGGTTATAAAGAATGAAGAACATTTAGGTGAAATTACTGAAGAAAATAGATTTTATTTAAAGATAAAAAAAGAAAAAATGAATCACAATATTAAAATTTAG
- the ribD gene encoding bifunctional diaminohydroxyphosphoribosylaminopyrimidine deaminase/5-amino-6-(5-phosphoribosylamino)uracil reductase RibD: protein MNHEYYMKIAINEAKKGIGKVNPNPLVGAVIVKNGKIISKGYHEYYGGRHAEIVAIENAKNKGIDIKNSTMYVTLEPCSHYGKTPPCAHRLVKEGFKEVYIGMLDPNPLVNGKGKKILEDASIKVEYGILEDKIKELNEIFITYISKKRPFIALKFAMTLDGYIATKDYDSKWISNEKSRKLVHKFRNYYSSILIGANTLIIDNPKLTCRIKNGRNPIRIILDKNGLFENKNLNIFNEEGKNIIFTEKNIIDIPKNTEIIRETDIFEIINILYNKGIDSILVEGGASILSLFLESKIVDKMHVFYAPKILGNGISPFNNITIDSIRNSINFKPIKNMKIDDNIYWELKPCLQE, encoded by the coding sequence ATGAATCATGAATATTATATGAAAATAGCAATAAATGAAGCTAAAAAGGGGATTGGTAAGGTTAATCCTAATCCATTAGTTGGTGCAGTTATAGTAAAAAATGGAAAAATAATATCAAAAGGTTATCATGAGTATTATGGTGGAAGACATGCTGAGATTGTAGCAATAGAAAATGCAAAAAATAAGGGAATTGATATAAAAAACTCAACAATGTATGTAACTCTGGAACCATGTTCTCATTATGGTAAAACTCCACCATGTGCTCATAGATTAGTCAAAGAAGGATTTAAAGAAGTGTATATTGGAATGTTAGACCCAAATCCATTAGTAAATGGTAAAGGTAAAAAAATTTTAGAAGATGCTAGCATAAAGGTAGAATATGGAATTTTAGAGGATAAAATAAAAGAGTTAAATGAGATTTTTATTACGTATATTAGTAAAAAAAGACCATTTATAGCCCTAAAATTTGCTATGACTTTAGATGGATATATAGCAACAAAAGACTATGATTCCAAATGGATATCAAACGAAAAGTCAAGAAAACTTGTTCATAAATTTAGAAATTATTATTCATCTATTTTAATTGGTGCAAATACATTAATAATAGATAATCCTAAATTAACCTGTCGAATAAAAAATGGAAGAAATCCAATAAGAATAATATTAGATAAGAATGGATTATTTGAAAATAAAAATCTGAATATTTTTAACGAAGAGGGGAAAAACATTATTTTTACAGAAAAAAATATCATAGATATACCTAAAAACACAGAAATAATAAGAGAAACGGATATTTTTGAAATAATTAATATTTTATATAATAAAGGCATAGATAGTATTCTTGTTGAAGGAGGTGCATCCATTTTATCTCTATTTTTAGAGTCCAAAATAGTTGATAAAATGCATGTTTTTTACGCTCCAAAAATTCTAGGTAATGGTATATCTCCTTTTAATAATATAACAATTGATAGTATAAGAAACTCTATAAATTTTAAACCAATAAAAAATATGAAAATAGATGATAATATCTATTGGGAGTTGAAACCGTGTTTACAGGAATAA
- a CDS encoding glycoside hydrolase family 65 protein, whose protein sequence is MILSDEKWLIKQEKFEVSSIQETIFTLSNGYLGVRGTFEDLFHNETPGTYVAGIFDKSEAQVKELVNLPYFWGLKIYLKYEYLNPFECEILDYKRILDMKQGLLYKKMRLRDKKNRITKIEGYRFLSHDNRNLALMKYKITPENYKDRMTLEYFIDGKTANSVSHPKERVKHYFLTNHIVSDDYLYLEACTRDINHKVGILSSVEIENYHSKITRNYIDFIAQSIDIDPVPQNEYTINIYTSILDSRRYDNLYENNIKEIKKARNIGIEKLLENHNKKLKKLWDVADIKIFGDEKADKSLRFNIFSLLSLANPDDEIVSIGAKGLHGEGYKGHVFWDTEIFMLPFYIYEYPEAARSFLMYRYYTLDKARENARKNGYKGAQYPWESADTGEEETPKWGEDYYGNKVRIWTGDIEYHITADIAFAIREYLRATEDWEFFLNYGAEMFFETARFWASRAKYNSKKDRYEINEVIGPDEFHEHVNNNFYTNYLAKWNIDKAFYYLNILRNKYPYNYEKILKKIKLNEEELERWKDVSNKIYIPWNKKSHLIEQFEGYFKLEDRIITKYNEKDMPEWPENVDLTKLNKYQLIKQADVLMLMHLLSEEFDYETKKINFEYYEKRTMHKSSLSPSMYAIMGLAVGDHSKAYEYFMKTALVDLEDNQGNTALGLHAASAGGTWQAAVYGFGGMYIDDNEKINFKPWLPSHWKSMEFNVYYKKQLLNIKITQDSIKINNLSSLNNK, encoded by the coding sequence ATGATTCTTTCAGATGAAAAATGGTTAATTAAACAAGAAAAATTTGAAGTATCTTCAATACAAGAAACTATATTTACTTTATCAAATGGGTATTTAGGAGTAAGAGGAACTTTTGAAGATTTATTTCATAATGAAACCCCTGGTACATATGTAGCTGGAATATTTGATAAGTCTGAAGCACAAGTGAAAGAATTAGTAAATTTACCCTATTTCTGGGGATTAAAGATATATTTAAAATATGAATATTTAAACCCCTTTGAGTGTGAAATACTGGATTACAAAAGAATATTAGATATGAAACAAGGTTTATTATATAAAAAAATGAGATTAAGGGATAAAAAAAATAGAATTACAAAAATAGAAGGATATAGGTTTTTAAGTCATGATAATAGAAATTTAGCTTTAATGAAATATAAAATAACTCCAGAGAATTATAAGGATAGAATGACTTTGGAATATTTTATAGATGGAAAAACAGCCAATTCCGTTTCACATCCAAAAGAAAGAGTAAAACATTATTTTTTAACCAATCATATTGTATCTGATGATTATCTTTATTTAGAAGCTTGTACAAGAGATATAAATCATAAAGTAGGAATACTATCTTCAGTTGAAATTGAAAATTATCATTCTAAAATTACCAGAAATTATATAGATTTTATTGCACAATCAATTGATATAGATCCAGTTCCACAGAATGAATATACAATAAACATTTATACTAGTATTTTAGATTCAAGAAGATATGATAATCTTTATGAAAATAATATTAAAGAAATAAAAAAAGCAAGAAACATAGGTATAGAAAAACTTTTAGAAAATCATAATAAGAAACTTAAAAAACTTTGGGATGTTGCAGATATAAAAATATTTGGAGATGAAAAAGCAGATAAATCACTAAGATTTAATATATTTTCATTATTATCTCTTGCAAATCCTGATGATGAAATAGTAAGTATTGGCGCTAAAGGGTTGCATGGAGAAGGATATAAAGGACATGTTTTCTGGGATACAGAGATTTTTATGTTACCTTTTTATATTTATGAGTATCCAGAAGCTGCTAGATCATTTTTAATGTATAGATATTATACATTAGATAAAGCCAGAGAAAATGCAAGAAAAAATGGATATAAGGGGGCTCAATATCCATGGGAGTCTGCAGATACTGGTGAAGAAGAAACTCCAAAGTGGGGAGAAGATTATTATGGTAATAAAGTAAGAATATGGACAGGAGATATAGAATATCATATAACAGCTGATATAGCTTTTGCTATAAGAGAATATTTAAGAGCAACAGAGGACTGGGAATTTTTCTTAAATTATGGTGCTGAAATGTTTTTTGAAACTGCAAGGTTTTGGGCTTCTCGGGCTAAATACAATTCTAAAAAAGATAGATATGAAATTAATGAAGTAATTGGTCCAGATGAATTCCATGAACATGTAAACAATAATTTTTACACCAATTATTTAGCTAAATGGAACATTGATAAAGCATTTTATTATTTAAATATATTAAGAAATAAATATCCTTATAATTATGAAAAAATATTAAAAAAAATTAAATTAAATGAAGAAGAATTAGAGAGATGGAAAGATGTATCAAATAAGATTTATATACCCTGGAATAAAAAATCGCATTTAATAGAACAATTTGAAGGATATTTTAAACTTGAAGATAGGATTATTACGAAATATAATGAAAAAGATATGCCTGAATGGCCAGAAAATGTTGATTTAACAAAGTTAAACAAATACCAGTTGATAAAACAAGCTGACGTTTTGATGTTAATGCATTTATTATCCGAAGAATTTGATTATGAAACAAAAAAAATAAATTTTGAATATTATGAAAAAAGAACTATGCACAAATCCTCATTAAGTCCTAGTATGTATGCAATAATGGGATTAGCTGTTGGAGATCATTCTAAAGCATATGAATATTTTATGAAAACTGCATTAGTAGATTTGGAAGATAATCAGGGAAATACAGCTTTAGGACTTCATGCTGCAAGCGCCGGTGGAACGTGGCAAGCTGCTGTATATGGGTTTGGTGGAATGTATATTGATGATAATGAAAAAATAAATTTCAAACCATGGTTACCGTCACATTGGAAAAGTATGGAATTTAACGTATATTATAAAAAACAACTATTAAATATAAAAATAACTCAAGATTCTATTAAAATAAATAATTTATCCTCCCTTAATAATAAATAA